Proteins encoded within one genomic window of Ursus arctos isolate Adak ecotype North America unplaced genomic scaffold, UrsArc2.0 scaffold_7, whole genome shotgun sequence:
- the CHCHD1 gene encoding coiled-coil-helix-coiled-coil-helix domain-containing protein 1, whose translation MATPSLRGRLPRLGNPRKPILKPNKPLILANRVGERRRERGEATCVTEMSVMMACWKQNEFRDEACRKEIQDFFDCASRAEEARKVRSIQDMGESGNLPPKKLNKLLQRFPNKSHVS comes from the exons ATGGCGACGCCCAGCCTGCGGGGTCGCCTACCGCGGCTGGGAAATCCGCGGAAGCCTATACTGAAGCCCAACAAGCCCCTCATCCTAGCTAACCGTGTTGGGGAACGACGCCGGGAGAGGGGCG AGGCGACTTGTGTCACAGAGATGTCGGTGATGATGGCGTGTTGGAAGCAGAATGAATTCCGCGACGAAGCGTGCAGAAAAGAGATCCAGGATTTCTTCGATTGTGCTTCGAGGGCTGAG GAAGCCCGAAAGGTGAGATCAATCCAGGACATGGGAGAATCTGGGAATTTACCCCCCAAGAAACTGAATAAGTTGTTACAGAGATTTCCTAACAAATCTCATGTCAGTTGA
- the FUT11 gene encoding alpha-(1,3)-fucosyltransferase 11, translating into MAAGRSRAVLAVLGVLSVCAVNGSGPVTEGETGGEAGWTEPWDGAVFRPPSALGAVGVARSPGTRRLGREVAVDLPVLLWWSPGLFPHFPVDSERIECARGACVASRDRRVRGHTRTRALLFYGTDFRASEAPLPRLAHQSWALLHEESPLNNFVLSHGPGIRLFNLTATFSRHSDYPLPLQWLPGIAYLRRAAPPLQERAEWRRRGYAPLLYLQSHCDVPADRDRYVRELMRYIPVDSYGKCLQNRELPTPRLQDTATATTEDPELLAFLSRYKFHLALENAICDDYMTEKLWRPMHLGAVPVYRGSPSVRDWMPNNHSIILIDDFESPQKLAEFIDFLDKNDEEYMKYLAYKQPGGITNQFLLDSLKHREWGVNDPLLPNYLNGFECFVCDYELARLQAEKAHAASPGDIPGPEPHIAQPSHMDCPVPTPGFGSVEEIPDNDSWKEMWLQDYWQGLDQGEALTAMIHNNETKQMKFWDYLHEIFMKRNQNL; encoded by the exons ATGGCGGCGGGCCGTAGCAGGGCTGTGCTTGCTGTCCTTGGAGTGCTTAGTGTTTGTGCGGTCAACGGCTCTGGGCCCGTGACTGAGGGAGAGACCGGCGGGGAGGCGGGGTGGACGGAGCCGTGGGATGGTGCGGTTTTCCGACCGCCCTCAGCGCTGGGCGCGGTGGGGGTGGCGCGCAGTCCGGGGACCCGGCGGCTAGGGAGGGAGGTGGCGGTGGACTTGCCGGTGCTGCTGTGGTGGAGCCCAGGGCTATTTCCCCACTTCCCGGTCGACTCGGAGCGCATCGAGTGCGCGCGCGGTGCGTGCGTGGCGTCCCGGGACCGACGGGTGCGGGGGCACACGCGGACGCGCGCGCTGCTCTTCTACGGTACTGACTTTCGCGCGTCTGAGGCGCCGCTGCCGCGCCTGGCACATCAGAGCTGGGCGCTCCTGCACGAGGAGTCGCCCCTCAACAACTTCGTGCTGAGCCACGGTCCGGGCATCCGCCTCTTCAATCTCACTGCCACCTTCAGCCGCCATTCGGACTACCCGCTGCCGCTGCAGTGGCTGCCCGGGATCGCCTACCTGCGCCGCGCGGCGCCCCCGCTACAGGAGCGCGCGGAGTGGCGCCGCCGCGGCTACGCGCCGCTGCTCTATCTGCAGTCCCACTGCGACGTGCCTGCGGACCGGGACCGCTACGTGCGCGAGCTGATGCGCTACATCCCG GTGGACTCCTATGGGAAATGCCTGCAAAATCGGGAGCTGCCCACTCCGCGTTTACAGGACACAGCCACAGCCACCACCGAGGATCCAGAGCTCCTGGCCTTCTTGTCTCGCTATAAGTTCCACTTGGCCCTCGAAAATGCCATCTGTGATGACTACATGACAGAAAAACTGTGGCGCCCCATGCATCTCGGGGCTGTGCCGGTGTATCGCGGCTCTCCCTCTGTGAGGGACTGGATGCCCAACAATCACTCCATCATCCTCATTGATGACTTTGAGTCACCTCAGAAGTTGGCAGAATTTATTGACTTTCTGGACAAGAATGATGAGGAATACATGAAATACCTGGCATATAAGCAACCGGGGGGCATCACCAACCAGTTCCTTCTGGATAGTCTGAAGCATCGGGAGTGGGGAGTGAATGATCCTTTACTGCCTAACTACCTCAATGGCTTCGAGTGTTTCGTCTGTGACTACGAACTGGCTCGGCTGCAGGCCGAGAAAGCCCACGCAGCCTCTCCTGGGGACATCCCTGGTCCTGAACCTCACATTGCCCAGCCCTCACACATGGACTGCCCAGTGCCCACGCCTGGCTTTGGCAGTGTGGAAGAGATTCCCGATAATGACAG CTGGAAGGAGATGTGGCTGCAAGATTATTGGCAAGGTCTGGACCAGGGGGAAGCTCTCACTGCCATGATCCACAACaatgaaacaaagcagatgaaattTTGGGATTACCTACACGAGATCTTCATGAAAAGGAACCAAAATCTCTAA